From a region of the Lactuca sativa cultivar Salinas chromosome 4, Lsat_Salinas_v11, whole genome shotgun sequence genome:
- the LOC111919887 gene encoding uncharacterized protein LOC111919887, which yields MQILVPRCGRLLFHNFSLIQPRTHSISSSFAACFRSTPTSFEKWKSKWKNSLELGRPKPSKTYIKYKTRQKRADAKKALNDLFFRSGCSKFSLEGEFLKKQGTNKCDETSTDSTENRNKGEPLKYSAFRANKSHHQKRNKSKRKKDFFEGFDDDDDSGMNFHARFGNKSYSWSFKSWEESFSQSQTNGFEWREDSNGANNRNKWRTPSDDDDESDDDYDDEPYIIGSNSDRITLGLPLNGPLKIDEVKNAFRLSALKWHPDKHQGPSQVLAEEKFKLCVNAYKSLCNALSRV from the exons ATGCAAATTCTAGTGCCCAGATGCGGTAGATTGTTGTTCCACAACTTTTCCCTCATCCAACCAAGAACTCATTCGATTTCATCATCTTTTGCGGCATGTTTTCGATCTACTCCTACTTCCTTCGAAAAATGGAAGAGCAAATGGAAAAATTCGTTG GAATTAGGACGTCCAAAACCATCTAAG ACATATATCAAATACAAAACACGTCAAAAACGCGCAGATGCAAAGAAAGCTTTAAATGATCTCTTCTTCAGAAGTGGATGCTCCAAATTTTCACTTGAG GGGGAATTCTTGAAGAAGCAAGGAACAAACAAATGTGATGAAACATCTACTGACTCAACAGAAAACAGAAACAAAGGGGAACCATTAAAATACTCAGCTTTTCGTGCTAATAAATCTCATCATCAAAAGAGAAACAAAA GCAAGAGGAAAAAAGATTTTTTTGAAGgctttgatgatgatgatgattcggGGATGAATTTTCATGCAAGATTTGGAAATAAGTCGTATTCATGGTCTTTTAAGTCATGGGAAGAGTCTTTTTCACAAAgtcaaacaaatggatttgaaTGGAGAGAAGATTCAAATGGTGCAAATAACAGAAATAAATGGAGGACTccaagtgatgatgatgatgagtctgatgatgattatgatgatgagCCTTATATTATTGGTTCAAATTCAGATAGAATAACACTCGGTTTGCCACTAAATGGTCCATTAAAGATTGATGAAGTAAAAAACGC TTTCCGGCTTTCAGCTTTAAAATGGCATCCGGATAAGCATCAAGGCCCATCACAG GTGTTGGCTGAAGAGAAATTTAAACTTTGCGTGAATGCATACAAATCATTGTGCAATGCACTTTCAAGGGTTTAG